The following are from one region of the Bradyrhizobium septentrionale genome:
- the rfaE1 gene encoding D-glycero-beta-D-manno-heptose-7-phosphate kinase, whose product MFDFEAISHAMSGQTVLCVGDLMLDEFVYGDVSRISPEAPAPVIAVRRSETNIGGAGNVARNIAALGGRCIFVGLIGEDAAGTALSEALAKEAGIEAVLVRDAARPTTRKVRFVSEQFSTHMLRSDWELAAPAAPAIEQQLIDAILPHLARADIVLLSDYAKGVLTARVIRNVIDAARQAKKRVIVDPKSANLAIYRGATVLTPNRKEFAEATRSRADSQDSIAQAAPDAMYLADCEAMLVTQGERGMTLVTRDGGSIHVPALPVKVRDVSGAGDTVAAALALALAGGADWDGALRIASAAAAVAVGKTGTAIVRSAELRRRILPHASLAAEDKIVPAGGDIDAHLEEWRKQDLRIGFTNGCFDILHPGHVKVLTAARSTCDRLIVGLNSDASVRRLKGEGRPVQNERARAEVLAALEAVDLVAIFEEDTPVNLITKVRPTVLVKGGDYTREQVVGHEIVEAAGGEVVLVEILPGHSTTSLVARAREGKA is encoded by the coding sequence ATGTTCGATTTTGAAGCGATCTCGCATGCGATGTCCGGTCAGACCGTGCTCTGTGTCGGCGATCTGATGCTCGACGAGTTCGTGTACGGCGACGTGTCGCGAATCTCGCCGGAGGCGCCGGCGCCGGTGATCGCGGTCAGGCGCAGCGAGACCAATATCGGCGGCGCCGGCAACGTCGCGCGCAATATCGCCGCGCTCGGCGGGCGCTGCATCTTCGTCGGCCTGATCGGCGAGGATGCCGCCGGCACCGCGTTGAGCGAGGCGCTGGCGAAGGAGGCCGGCATCGAGGCCGTGCTGGTGCGCGACGCCGCGCGGCCGACCACGCGCAAGGTACGCTTTGTTTCCGAACAATTCTCGACCCACATGCTGCGCTCCGATTGGGAGCTTGCCGCGCCGGCGGCGCCCGCCATCGAGCAGCAGTTGATCGACGCGATCCTGCCGCATCTTGCGCGTGCCGACATCGTGCTGCTGTCCGATTACGCCAAGGGCGTGCTCACCGCGCGCGTGATCCGCAACGTGATCGACGCCGCGCGCCAGGCCAAGAAGCGCGTCATCGTCGATCCCAAGAGCGCCAACCTCGCGATCTATCGCGGCGCCACCGTGCTGACGCCGAACCGGAAGGAATTTGCCGAGGCGACCCGCAGCCGCGCCGACAGCCAGGACAGCATCGCCCAGGCCGCGCCCGATGCGATGTATCTCGCGGATTGCGAGGCGATGCTGGTGACGCAGGGCGAGCGCGGCATGACGCTGGTGACGCGGGACGGCGGCTCGATCCATGTGCCGGCGCTGCCGGTCAAGGTGCGCGACGTCTCAGGCGCCGGCGATACCGTTGCGGCGGCGCTGGCGCTGGCGCTGGCGGGTGGTGCCGATTGGGATGGCGCGCTGCGGATTGCCAGCGCCGCGGCGGCGGTCGCGGTCGGCAAGACCGGGACCGCGATCGTCAGGTCCGCCGAATTGCGGCGACGGATCCTGCCGCACGCCTCGCTCGCGGCCGAGGACAAGATCGTGCCGGCCGGCGGCGATATCGATGCGCATCTCGAGGAATGGCGCAAACAGGATCTGCGCATCGGCTTCACCAACGGCTGTTTCGACATCCTGCATCCCGGCCACGTCAAGGTGCTGACCGCCGCGCGCAGCACCTGCGACCGCCTGATCGTCGGGCTGAACAGCGACGCCTCGGTGCGGCGGCTGAAGGGCGAGGGGCGTCCGGTGCAGAACGAGCGCGCCCGCGCCGAGGTGCTGGCGGCGCTGGAAGCGGTCGACCTTGTCGCAATCTTCGAGGAGGACACGCCCGTCAATCTGATCACGAAGGTGCGGCCAACCGTGCTGGTCAAGGGTGGCGACTACACCCGCGAGCAGGTGGTCGGTCACGAGATCGTCGAAGCCGCCGGCGGCGAGGTCGTGCTGGTCGAAATCCTGCCCGGCCACAGCACCACGTCGCTGGTTGCCCGGGCCCGCGAGGGCAAGGCGTGA
- the rfaD gene encoding ADP-glyceromanno-heptose 6-epimerase codes for MLLVTGGAGFIGSNVVAALNDAGRSDVAVCDILGQDGKWRNLAKRQLADVVPPAELGDWLKGRRLDAVIHLGAISETTATDGDLVIETNFRLSMRLLDWCTANATPFIYASSAATYGDGGQGFDDDASVEALKRLRPMNLYGWSKQLFDLAVAERVAKGERLPPQWAGLKFFNVFGPNEYHKGAMMSVLARRFDDIKAGRVVQLFKSHREGIADGDQRRDFIYVDDVVRVMMWLIATPRVSGLFNVGTGEARSFKDLIVSAYGALGLEPNIEYVDMPEQIRGSYQYFTQSVVDRLGRAGYNGGFTRLEDAVGAYVKGFLDRPDRYR; via the coding sequence ATGCTTCTGGTAACCGGGGGCGCCGGTTTTATCGGCTCGAACGTCGTGGCCGCGTTGAACGACGCCGGGCGCAGCGACGTTGCGGTCTGCGATATCCTTGGGCAGGACGGCAAATGGCGGAACCTGGCCAAGCGTCAGCTTGCCGATGTCGTTCCCCCGGCCGAGCTCGGCGACTGGCTGAAGGGACGGCGGCTGGACGCCGTCATCCATCTCGGCGCCATCTCGGAGACCACGGCGACCGACGGCGATCTGGTGATCGAGACCAATTTCCGGCTCTCGATGCGGCTGCTCGACTGGTGCACCGCCAATGCCACGCCGTTCATCTATGCCTCCTCGGCCGCGACCTATGGCGACGGCGGGCAGGGGTTCGACGACGATGCGTCGGTCGAGGCGCTGAAGCGGCTGCGGCCGATGAACCTGTACGGCTGGAGCAAGCAGCTGTTCGATCTCGCCGTCGCCGAGCGCGTGGCGAAGGGCGAGCGGCTGCCGCCGCAATGGGCCGGGCTGAAATTCTTCAACGTGTTCGGCCCGAATGAATATCACAAGGGCGCGATGATGAGCGTGCTGGCGCGTCGCTTCGACGACATCAAGGCGGGCCGCGTCGTGCAGCTGTTCAAGTCGCATCGCGAGGGCATCGCCGATGGCGATCAGCGCCGCGACTTCATCTATGTCGACGACGTCGTGCGGGTGATGATGTGGCTGATCGCGACGCCGCGGGTCTCCGGGCTGTTCAATGTCGGAACCGGCGAAGCGCGCAGCTTCAAGGACCTGATCGTCTCGGCCTATGGCGCGCTCGGCCTGGAGCCGAACATCGAGTATGTCGACATGCCGGAGCAGATCCGCGGCAGCTACCAGTACTTCACCCAGAGCGTTGTCGATCGTCTCGGGCGCGCCGGATACAATGGCGGCTTTACTCGGTTGGAAGACGCGGTCGGGGCCTATGTGAAGGGCTTTCTCGACCGCCCAGATCGCTATCGCTAA
- the waaF gene encoding lipopolysaccharide heptosyltransferase II — translation MNIDSISDIETQDTEDSRPILIVPYVWIGDFVRGHTVVRVLRKRWPNRPVDLLTSGLCAPLVDYMPGVRAGIVFDLPRSRLALGKQRELAAELRSRNYATALVMPRTWKSAIAPALAGIPERVGFFGEARFGLINAMRWGERKLPRFIDKNAVLALPDGAPRPGEWPVPQLRVPADEIGRWRQANGLGTGPAVALGPGSVGASKRWTYYPEAARLFAERGFDVWVVGGPGEKALAQEIAAAGGARVRDLTGTDLRNGVLAMAAANVAIANDSGLMHIAAAIGTPTMGIFGPTDPYLWAPLNELAATVRQTRSKLACQPCQRTVCTMNDHRCMRDIAAEEVVDIAQRVLAQISVR, via the coding sequence ATGAATATTGATTCAATATCTGATATCGAAACACAGGATACGGAGGATAGCAGACCTATCCTGATCGTGCCCTATGTTTGGATTGGGGATTTCGTGCGCGGCCACACCGTGGTCCGGGTTCTCCGCAAGCGCTGGCCCAACCGGCCGGTCGATCTGCTGACGTCCGGCCTTTGCGCGCCTCTGGTCGATTATATGCCGGGTGTCCGCGCCGGGATCGTCTTCGACCTGCCGCGCAGCCGGCTGGCCCTGGGCAAGCAGCGGGAACTCGCTGCCGAGCTTCGCTCCCGGAACTACGCCACCGCGCTGGTGATGCCGCGCACCTGGAAGTCCGCCATTGCCCCGGCACTGGCCGGGATCCCGGAACGGGTCGGCTTCTTCGGCGAGGCGAGATTCGGCCTGATCAACGCGATGCGCTGGGGTGAAAGGAAGCTGCCGCGCTTCATCGACAAGAACGCCGTGCTGGCGCTGCCCGACGGCGCGCCCCGCCCGGGCGAATGGCCGGTGCCGCAGCTCCGGGTTCCCGCCGACGAGATCGGACGGTGGCGGCAGGCCAACGGCCTCGGCACCGGCCCCGCCGTCGCACTCGGCCCCGGCTCGGTCGGCGCTTCCAAGCGCTGGACCTATTATCCGGAAGCCGCGCGGCTGTTCGCCGAGCGTGGCTTTGACGTCTGGGTGGTCGGCGGCCCCGGCGAGAAGGCGCTGGCGCAGGAGATCGCAGCCGCCGGCGGCGCGCGGGTCCGCGATCTCACCGGCACCGATTTGCGCAACGGTGTGCTGGCGATGGCCGCGGCCAATGTCGCCATCGCCAACGACTCCGGGTTGATGCACATCGCGGCCGCGATCGGCACGCCGACCATGGGCATTTTCGGCCCGACCGACCCCTATCTGTGGGCCCCGCTCAATGAGCTCGCCGCAACGGTGCGGCAGACCAGGAGCAAGCTCGCGTGCCAGCCGTGTCAGCGCACGGTCTGCACCATGAACGACCATCGCTGCATGCGCGACATCGCAGCCGAAGAGGTCGTCGATATCGCGCAACGCGTGCTGGCTCAGATCAGCGTGCGATAG
- a CDS encoding glycosyltransferase family 4 protein, whose product MLNVAYRNWRETETCVPIENTPAPELELIVPNLHRRYSGVTATNRMVAPKLAKMFCAAWLGSHRPDGIDAMGFADLMRLWRRASPLIWHARRNDEMIAGLVLRALGWPLKLLFTSAAQRHHTWLTRWLIRNMDAIIATSPLSASYLKREATVVMHGVDTDRYAPPADRAAAFAESGLPGRHAIGCFGRVRAQKGSDVFVEAMCRLLPRYPDFTAVIVGAVVPEQQVFANELKRRIEAAGLQSRIIITGELPIEDVVRWYQRLTIYAFTSRNEGFGLTLIEAMSAAAALVASRAGAAEFVVEDGTTGVLTPPGDADTLVAALEPLMRDPASAAAMGARARQRVVDKFSLDAEARAIAAVYRTLI is encoded by the coding sequence ATGCTTAATGTTGCGTATAGGAACTGGCGCGAAACGGAGACTTGCGTGCCGATCGAGAACACACCTGCGCCCGAGCTCGAGCTCATCGTGCCGAACCTGCACCGACGCTATTCGGGTGTCACCGCGACCAACCGCATGGTCGCGCCGAAGCTTGCCAAAATGTTTTGCGCGGCATGGCTCGGCTCGCATCGGCCCGACGGCATCGACGCGATGGGATTTGCCGATCTGATGCGGTTGTGGCGGCGCGCGTCGCCATTGATCTGGCATGCGCGGCGCAATGACGAGATGATCGCAGGCCTCGTGCTGCGTGCGCTCGGCTGGCCGCTGAAACTGCTGTTCACGTCAGCCGCGCAACGTCATCACACCTGGCTGACGCGCTGGCTGATCCGCAACATGGATGCGATCATCGCGACCAGCCCGCTGTCGGCCTCGTATCTGAAGCGCGAGGCCACCGTGGTGATGCATGGCGTCGACACTGATCGCTATGCGCCGCCGGCCGATCGCGCCGCGGCCTTTGCCGAAAGCGGATTGCCGGGGCGCCATGCGATCGGCTGTTTCGGACGGGTGCGCGCGCAGAAGGGGAGCGACGTGTTCGTCGAGGCGATGTGCAGGCTGCTGCCGCGCTATCCCGATTTCACCGCCGTCATCGTCGGCGCCGTGGTGCCGGAGCAGCAGGTCTTTGCCAACGAGCTGAAGCGGCGCATCGAGGCGGCCGGCCTGCAATCGCGCATCATCATCACAGGTGAACTGCCGATCGAGGATGTCGTGCGCTGGTACCAGCGGCTGACGATCTACGCCTTCACCTCGCGCAATGAAGGCTTCGGCCTGACCCTGATCGAGGCGATGTCGGCAGCCGCGGCGCTGGTCGCGTCGCGCGCGGGCGCTGCCGAGTTCGTCGTCGAGGATGGCACGACCGGCGTGCTGACGCCGCCCGGCGACGCCGACACGCTGGTGGCTGCGCTGGAGCCATTGATGCGCGATCCGGCGTCGGCAGCGGCGATGGGGGCGCGGGCCCGCCAACGAGTTGTGGATAAGTTCAGCCTCGATGCGGAAGCGCGCGCAATCGCGGCGGTCTATCGCACGCTGATCTGA
- the galE gene encoding UDP-glucose 4-epimerase GalE yields MTVLVTGGAGYIGSHMVHALVDAGESVVVIDNLSTGFSAFLPDGVPLFIGDAGDENLVEGVIAQHSIDSIIHFAGSVVVPDSMRDPLGYYRNNTMTTRSLLNAAVKGGVGRFIFSSTAAVYGNPDQVPVPEIAPTRPLSPYGSSKLMTEIMLHDVASAHGMSYVVLRYFNVAGADPKGRAGLATVGATHLLKIAVEAATGQRAKIDVFGTDYPTQDGSCVRDFIHVSDLVEAHRSALSYLRAGGQSVTLNCGYGRGYSVLETIETVRRVSMRNFAVAYAARRPGDIMTMVADTTRIRSALDWTPRYDDLETIATHALAWEEKLFRERGGPARQAESA; encoded by the coding sequence ATGACCGTGCTCGTAACCGGCGGCGCCGGCTATATCGGAAGTCACATGGTCCATGCGCTGGTCGATGCCGGCGAGAGCGTCGTCGTGATCGACAATCTCTCCACCGGATTCTCCGCGTTCCTGCCCGACGGCGTGCCGCTGTTCATCGGCGATGCCGGTGACGAGAACCTCGTCGAGGGCGTGATCGCCCAGCACAGCATCGACAGCATCATCCATTTCGCAGGTTCGGTGGTGGTGCCGGACTCGATGCGCGATCCGCTCGGCTACTACCGCAACAACACCATGACGACGCGCAGCCTGCTCAATGCCGCGGTGAAGGGCGGCGTCGGCCGCTTCATCTTCTCCTCGACCGCGGCCGTCTACGGCAATCCGGACCAGGTGCCGGTGCCGGAGATCGCGCCGACCCGGCCGCTGTCGCCCTACGGCTCCTCGAAGCTGATGACCGAGATCATGCTGCACGATGTCGCCTCTGCCCATGGCATGAGCTACGTCGTGCTGCGCTACTTCAACGTCGCCGGCGCCGACCCGAAGGGACGCGCCGGCCTCGCCACCGTCGGCGCCACCCATCTGCTCAAGATCGCGGTCGAGGCCGCGACCGGCCAGCGCGCCAAGATCGACGTGTTCGGCACCGACTATCCGACGCAGGACGGCAGCTGCGTGCGCGACTTCATCCATGTCAGCGACCTCGTCGAGGCGCATCGCTCGGCGCTGTCCTATCTGCGCGCCGGCGGGCAATCGGTGACGCTGAACTGCGGTTATGGCCGCGGCTATTCCGTGCTCGAGACGATCGAGACGGTGCGCCGGGTCTCGATGCGGAATTTCGCCGTCGCCTACGCCGCGCGCCGGCCCGGCGACATCATGACCATGGTGGCCGACACCACAAGGATCCGCTCGGCTCTCGACTGGACGCCGCGCTACGACGATCTCGAGACCATCGCAACCCATGCGCTGGCCTGGGAGGAGAAGCTGTTCCGGGAGCGCGGTGGCCCCGCGCGACAGGCAGAATCGGCCTAA
- a CDS encoding ABC transporter ATP-binding protein: MAQFPKKITDDPYGAAILIRRLVMEQGITFWRRYLTAFALMAVAAGSTAGATYVLGQVINQAYVDKNIPGIAMFAGITVALLFIKGVATYGHMVILTKISNAILAQNQRQLFAKLMSESIGFFSQRHSSEFLARLTAGAKSITDVLNMLVNAIGRDFLMLISMLAVMVWQDPLMSFIGLVAVPPAMLMLRRLVKRIKGLAHNQFTGTADIMETMQESLQGIRTVKAFTLEDTMQQRIDENIAIVERNANKMARVANRSNPLMEMLGGFAVAGCLMYGGYSVVALGSTPGQFFTFLTAFLMATEPAKRLARLNIDLNSQLVGARMLLEVVDSPASEQTDDDKPALKLSDARIELRDVSFAYRPGEPVLDRMSFMAEPGKVTALVGPSGGGKSTVLALLLRFYETQAGEILIDGQSISSVPRRSLRRQTAYVGQDVYLFRDTIRANIAFGKPDASEAEIIDAAKAACAHDFIMSFPLGYDTPVGEHGTQLSGGQRQRIAVARALIKDAPIILLDEATAALDSESEKQVQEAIEHLCQGRTTIVIAHRLHTIMHADAILVVEGGEIVERGRHDDLLRRGGRYASFFRLQHRHDVIELAPVSATG, encoded by the coding sequence ATGGCTCAGTTTCCAAAGAAAATTACCGACGACCCCTATGGCGCGGCGATCCTGATTCGCCGCCTTGTCATGGAACAAGGGATTACCTTCTGGCGGCGCTATCTGACGGCGTTTGCCCTGATGGCCGTTGCAGCCGGCTCGACGGCGGGCGCCACCTACGTGCTCGGCCAGGTGATCAATCAGGCCTATGTCGACAAGAACATTCCTGGCATTGCGATGTTTGCCGGGATCACGGTGGCGCTGCTGTTCATCAAGGGCGTGGCGACCTACGGCCACATGGTGATCCTGACCAAGATCAGCAACGCCATCCTGGCGCAGAACCAGCGGCAATTATTCGCCAAGCTGATGAGCGAGAGCATCGGCTTCTTCTCGCAGCGGCACTCGTCGGAATTCCTGGCGCGGCTGACCGCCGGCGCCAAGTCGATCACCGACGTGCTCAACATGCTGGTCAATGCGATCGGCCGCGACTTCCTGATGCTGATCAGCATGCTCGCCGTGATGGTCTGGCAGGACCCTCTGATGTCGTTCATCGGGCTCGTGGCGGTGCCGCCGGCGATGCTGATGCTGCGCAGGCTGGTGAAGCGGATCAAGGGCCTCGCCCACAACCAGTTCACCGGCACCGCCGACATCATGGAGACGATGCAGGAATCGCTGCAGGGCATCCGCACCGTGAAGGCGTTCACGCTGGAAGACACCATGCAGCAGCGGATCGACGAGAACATCGCGATCGTCGAGCGCAACGCCAACAAGATGGCGCGGGTCGCCAACCGCTCCAACCCGCTGATGGAGATGCTCGGCGGCTTCGCGGTCGCCGGCTGCCTGATGTATGGCGGCTACAGCGTCGTGGCGCTCGGTTCCACGCCGGGCCAGTTCTTCACATTCCTGACCGCCTTCCTGATGGCGACCGAGCCGGCCAAGCGGCTGGCGCGGCTCAACATCGACCTCAACAGCCAGCTGGTCGGCGCGCGGATGCTGCTCGAGGTCGTCGACAGCCCGGCAAGCGAGCAGACCGACGACGACAAGCCGGCGCTGAAACTATCCGACGCGCGGATCGAGCTGCGCGACGTCAGCTTCGCCTATCGGCCCGGCGAGCCGGTGCTGGACCGCATGAGCTTCATGGCCGAGCCCGGCAAGGTCACCGCGCTGGTCGGCCCCTCCGGCGGCGGCAAGTCGACGGTGCTCGCGCTGCTGCTGCGCTTCTACGAGACGCAAGCGGGCGAGATCCTGATCGACGGACAGTCGATCTCGTCGGTGCCGCGCAGGTCGCTGCGCCGGCAGACCGCTTATGTCGGCCAGGACGTCTATCTGTTCCGCGACACGATCCGCGCCAACATCGCCTTCGGCAAGCCCGATGCCAGCGAGGCCGAGATCATCGACGCCGCCAAGGCCGCCTGCGCGCACGACTTCATCATGAGCTTCCCGCTCGGCTACGACACGCCGGTCGGCGAACACGGCACCCAGCTCTCCGGCGGCCAGCGCCAGCGCATCGCGGTCGCCCGCGCGCTGATCAAGGACGCGCCGATCATCCTGCTCGACGAGGCCACCGCCGCGCTCGATTCGGAGTCCGAGAAGCAGGTGCAGGAAGCGATCGAGCATCTCTGCCAGGGCCGCACCACCATCGTGATCGCGCACCGCCTGCACACCATCATGCATGCCGACGCGATCCTGGTGGTCGAGGGCGGCGAGATCGTCGAGCGTGGACGCCATGACGATCTGCTGCGCCGCGGCGGCCGCTACGCCTCGTTCTTCCGCCTGCAGCATCGTCACGACGTGATCGAGCTCGCGCCGGTCAGCGCAACTGGCTGA
- a CDS encoding dipeptidase — protein sequence MRKWLSIGLALIAVALVAAAVRFFTVTPERIDRGQNKVQRVALEITPAARALQATLDVADMHADSLLWKRDLIARSDRGHIDLPRLIEGHYALQVFSSVTKSPKGQNYDANGGDTDTITNLAIIDLQPPRTWFSLLQRSLWHAEKLRSFAENSAGRLRLITSPADIDQLLADRKNGVTVVGGMLSIEGLQNIEGNIGNLDVLYAAGFRMAGLAHFFDNDVAGSMHGVAKGGLSPLGRQVVQRMEALGMVVDLAHASHAAVADVLAMATRPVVSSHGGVQATCKVNRNLTDDEVRAIARTGGVIGIGYWQGAVCSLDPKDVARAIAHVRDLVGIDHVGLGSDFDGSTTTGFDASGIVAVTQALMSSGFSEDDIRRVMGGNVLRVLRAGLAAKG from the coding sequence ATGAGGAAATGGCTTTCAATCGGCCTTGCGCTGATCGCTGTGGCCCTGGTCGCCGCCGCCGTCCGCTTCTTCACGGTGACACCGGAACGGATCGACCGCGGGCAGAACAAGGTGCAGCGCGTGGCGCTGGAGATCACGCCCGCCGCCCGCGCCCTGCAGGCGACGCTCGACGTCGCGGATATGCACGCGGACAGCCTGCTGTGGAAGCGCGACCTGATCGCGCGGTCCGATCGCGGCCACATCGATCTGCCGCGGCTGATCGAGGGGCACTACGCGCTGCAGGTGTTCTCGTCGGTCACCAAGTCGCCCAAGGGCCAGAACTATGATGCCAACGGCGGCGACACCGATACGATCACGAACCTCGCCATCATCGATCTGCAGCCGCCGCGGACCTGGTTCTCGCTGCTGCAGCGCTCGCTGTGGCATGCCGAGAAGTTGCGGAGCTTCGCCGAGAACTCCGCCGGACGCCTTCGCCTGATCACGTCACCGGCCGACATCGATCAGCTGCTTGCCGACCGCAAGAACGGCGTGACGGTGGTGGGCGGCATGCTGTCGATCGAGGGTCTGCAGAACATCGAGGGCAACATCGGCAATCTCGACGTGCTCTACGCCGCCGGGTTCAGAATGGCCGGTCTCGCCCATTTCTTCGACAATGATGTCGCTGGCTCCATGCACGGCGTGGCCAAGGGCGGACTATCGCCGCTCGGCCGCCAGGTCGTGCAGCGGATGGAGGCGCTTGGAATGGTCGTCGACCTCGCCCATGCCAGCCACGCCGCGGTCGCCGACGTGCTGGCGATGGCGACGCGCCCGGTGGTCTCAAGCCATGGCGGCGTGCAGGCGACCTGCAAGGTCAACCGTAACCTCACCGACGACGAAGTCAGGGCGATCGCGCGGACCGGCGGCGTGATCGGCATCGGCTATTGGCAGGGGGCGGTCTGCTCGCTCGATCCGAAGGATGTCGCGCGGGCGATTGCCCATGTCCGCGACCTGGTCGGGATCGACCATGTCGGCCTCGGCTCGGATTTCGACGGCTCGACCACCACGGGATTCGATGCGAGTGGGATCGTCGCTGTGACCCAGGCCTTGATGTCGAGCGGGTTCTCTGAAGACGACATCCGCAGGGTCATGGGCGGCAATGTCCTGCGCGTGCTGCGCGCAGGTCTTGCCGCGAAGGGATAA